The following are from one region of the Prochlorococcus marinus str. SB genome:
- a CDS encoding DsrE family protein, translating into MSIITDNTVLVHIYSGLESKNKITLGLLVALTAEKNDHKVTLFLAGDGVQILNCKKAGEIVGQGTGDLYEHLQYLKSSKITIYVSGMSAKSRGYDEKLLDGYTAEFVMPDVLVEESIKADSVLCY; encoded by the coding sequence ATGTCTATCATTACCGACAATACAGTATTAGTACATATTTACAGCGGTTTAGAATCCAAAAATAAAATAACTTTAGGTTTATTGGTTGCCCTTACTGCAGAAAAAAACGATCATAAAGTAACACTTTTTCTAGCAGGAGACGGAGTACAAATATTAAATTGCAAAAAAGCTGGTGAAATAGTTGGTCAAGGTACTGGGGATTTATACGAACATCTTCAATATTTAAAGAGTTCAAAAATTACCATATATGTCTCAGGAATGTCTGCTAAATCTAGGGGTTACGATGAGAAGCTTCTAGATGGATATACTGCAGAGTTTGTTATGCCAGATGTTCTAGTTGAAGAATCAATTAAAGCAGATAGCGTACTTTGTTATTAA
- a CDS encoding cupin domain-containing protein, whose protein sequence is MMKNLFIAFVFALMLINPSISIAAESPVDVQEVFVGSETMDGDALKYPKGKAEIRLQRVELAEGGIVPLHSHPIPLLGNVEQGTIVVKRQGMEDLIYTAGDTFIVGPKTPKHTMGNAKTDNAIVWFAAIGAKDVPILIPAEG, encoded by the coding sequence ATGATGAAAAATTTATTCATAGCATTTGTTTTTGCATTAATGCTTATCAACCCTAGTATTTCTATAGCTGCAGAATCTCCCGTTGATGTACAAGAAGTCTTTGTAGGTTCTGAGACTATGGATGGAGATGCTCTTAAATACCCAAAAGGAAAAGCAGAAATAAGATTGCAAAGAGTCGAGTTGGCTGAAGGAGGGATAGTTCCGCTTCACTCTCATCCAATTCCATTATTAGGAAATGTTGAGCAAGGTACGATAGTTGTCAAAAGACAAGGGATGGAAGATCTTATCTATACAGCAGGTGATACTTTTATAGTTGGTCCAAAGACACCAAAACATACAATGGGTAACGCAAAAACTGACAATGCAATTGTTTGGTTTGCAGCAATAGGAGCAAAAGATGTTCCAATTTTAATTCCCGCTGAGGGATAA
- a CDS encoding dienelactone hydrolase family protein, with product MKGQWTNIYSGDLPLRSWWVDSGGECEYISIVLPEVFGINHWIRSFSEKLAKQNVPVLALPLYGRTAPKLDLAYSEEDLKLGRHHKNLTTSKNIIKDISAALNWVKEKYPKKKISIVGFCFGGHAAVIASSLKGIDSTFCFYGAGVTSPRKDTNLAPIDLLEKVSGKLNFICGSSDDLIPLQDRLEIKKRFKKLDPLEERFIYVEVKGADHGFMCEERESFHKDASSIGWNLLMKELN from the coding sequence ATGAAAGGTCAATGGACAAACATTTATAGTGGTGATTTACCTCTTAGATCTTGGTGGGTAGATTCAGGTGGTGAGTGTGAATATATATCTATAGTTTTACCAGAGGTGTTTGGGATAAATCACTGGATAAGGAGTTTTTCTGAAAAATTAGCAAAACAAAATGTACCTGTATTAGCCTTACCCCTTTACGGTAGAACAGCTCCAAAATTAGATTTAGCATACAGCGAAGAAGACTTGAAATTAGGCAGGCATCATAAAAATTTAACCACTTCAAAAAATATTATTAAAGATATTTCTGCAGCTCTAAATTGGGTTAAAGAAAAATACCCAAAAAAGAAAATCTCAATTGTTGGATTTTGTTTTGGGGGTCATGCAGCAGTTATAGCTTCTTCGTTAAAAGGAATAGATAGTACATTTTGTTTTTATGGGGCGGGGGTAACTTCGCCAAGAAAGGATACTAATCTTGCACCTATAGATTTACTGGAAAAAGTTTCCGGAAAATTAAACTTCATATGCGGCTCATCAGATGATTTAATTCCTTTACAAGATAGATTAGAAATTAAAAAAAGATTTAAAAAACTAGATCCTTTAGAAGAGAGGTTTATTTATGTCGAAGTTAAAGGAGCTGATCATGGTTTTATGTGCGAGGAAAGAGAGTCCTTCCATAAGGATGCATCATCAATTGGTTGGAATTTATTAATGAAAGAATTAAATTAA
- a CDS encoding LOG family protein, giving the protein MKKHTSPKNNLKNLNLIINSDTYKLAHEDIGLLSRNEMRGVRMLLEITKPDLILEENKILSTIIIFGGASITEESNTKKRIENIEELIKKNPKSILLKRNLNRLENLLLMSHYYQSAKEFSKLASISNQNKNCNSHVIMTGGGPGIMEAANRGAFEANCKSIGLNISLPNEQIPNAFITPGLCFKFNYFALRKIHFVMRSVAAVFFPGGFGTLNELFELLTLCQTGMKTKIPIILFGKEYWNKVTNFGYLADLGLIEDKDLNLFQYVDTALEAWEIIKSSKISD; this is encoded by the coding sequence ATGAAAAAACATACATCTCCTAAAAATAATTTAAAAAACCTGAATTTAATTATTAATTCTGATACTTATAAATTGGCTCACGAAGATATAGGTCTACTAAGCCGAAATGAAATGCGTGGAGTTAGAATGCTTCTTGAAATTACTAAACCAGATTTAATTCTTGAAGAAAATAAAATTCTTTCAACCATAATTATTTTTGGTGGCGCAAGCATTACAGAAGAATCAAATACAAAAAAGAGAATTGAAAATATAGAAGAGTTAATTAAAAAAAATCCTAAATCGATACTTCTAAAACGAAATTTAAATAGATTAGAAAATTTGCTTCTAATGAGTCATTACTATCAATCCGCAAAGGAGTTTTCAAAACTTGCTTCAATTAGTAATCAAAATAAAAACTGTAATTCTCACGTGATTATGACGGGTGGGGGCCCCGGAATTATGGAGGCTGCTAATAGAGGTGCATTTGAAGCAAATTGTAAATCTATAGGATTAAATATCAGTCTCCCTAATGAACAAATCCCAAATGCTTTTATAACTCCAGGTCTTTGCTTTAAGTTTAATTATTTTGCATTAAGAAAGATTCATTTTGTCATGCGATCAGTAGCTGCTGTATTTTTCCCAGGAGGTTTTGGAACATTAAATGAATTATTTGAACTATTGACACTTTGTCAAACAGGAATGAAAACTAAAATCCCAATCATACTTTTTGGTAAAGAGTATTGGAATAAGGTAACTAACTTTGGTTATCTAGCTGATCTTGGATTGATTGAAGATAAAGATTTAAATCTTTTCCAATATGTAGACACTGCATTAGAAGCTTGGGAAATTATCAAATCATCAAAAATCTCAGATTAA